A part of Bacteroidia bacterium genomic DNA contains:
- a CDS encoding exodeoxyribonuclease III produces the protein MKKIISYNVNGIRAAVGKGFLNWLAEESPDIICLQETKAQPDQLDENLLHPPGYHTYWFSAEKKGYSGVAIFSKEKPLHVEYGCGMEKYDKEGRVLRADYEGYSVISVYFPSGSSGDERQEVKEEFLDDFYTYIQELKKSFPNLIVSGDYNICHQAIDIHNPVSNKNSSGFLPHEREWVTKLIDSGFVDSFRKIYPEAEGRYSWWTFRFSARKNNKGWRIDYHMLTSPLADKCVDADILSDIEHSDHCPIKVVMNL, from the coding sequence GTGAAAAAAATTATTTCATACAACGTCAATGGTATTCGCGCTGCGGTCGGCAAAGGGTTTCTCAACTGGCTGGCAGAAGAATCCCCCGATATTATCTGTCTTCAGGAGACAAAAGCTCAGCCCGATCAGTTGGATGAAAATCTACTTCACCCCCCCGGCTATCACACCTACTGGTTTTCCGCCGAAAAAAAAGGATATAGTGGCGTAGCCATCTTTTCAAAAGAAAAACCGCTCCACGTGGAATACGGTTGCGGGATGGAAAAGTACGACAAAGAAGGCCGGGTCCTTCGGGCTGACTATGAAGGATATTCTGTGATTTCAGTATATTTCCCTTCCGGCTCCAGCGGTGACGAAAGGCAGGAAGTGAAAGAAGAATTTTTAGACGATTTTTATACCTATATTCAGGAACTGAAAAAATCATTTCCCAATCTGATTGTTTCTGGTGATTACAATATCTGTCATCAAGCCATAGATATTCACAATCCAGTGAGCAATAAAAATTCATCGGGATTCCTCCCACATGAAAGAGAATGGGTTACAAAACTGATAGACTCTGGTTTTGTGGATTCTTTCAGAAAAATTTATCCCGAGGCTGAAGGCCGTTATTCCTGGTGGACATTTCGATTCAGTGCCCGGAAAAATAATAAGGGTTGGCGGATAGACTACCATATGCTGACAAGTCCGCTGGCAGATAAATGTGTGGATGCTGATATTCTTTCTGATATAGAGCACAGCGATCATTGCCCCATAAAAGTGGTGATGAATTTATAA
- a CDS encoding DUF4175 family protein, with the protein MNNQNQQILNQRMHEFRKKYYTDKIIRGSLLLVLLVSLMLFIALLSEGIFGFSTNVRTGIVFSLGAIFLGVMGYMIVWPLTQLFNIARTISDFQIADMVRSAFPDINDKLLNFLQLRTQYDDPNSLAGAAIDYKAAEIAPVRLSSAINLNVNKKYLWFLLVPVGLYLITYLADPSLLGTSGHRLVNYNKPFIPPAPFNITIEEVPQKLIAGQNHTFKVNVDGRELPSELFIFIRDDGEEKSQFIDYNLNKTSPTEFEYTLSEVKEDFTFYVANQEVRSESFSVDVLKRPFIKNFDVKIVYPAYTGLGTEKLEPNVGDFKVIKGSTVTWELKPQGDIENAWFVADEKYAFRKSEAGDQYALSRQMMKDMEYFISLSSPENITNIDTVKYRVNILQDRFPSIYIFSPNNDYLVNLDPVMPLELEIADDYGFTRMSLFYRFTKSGGTSAVSSQYKEYPLTISPKVLLQGLSYFIDLTSLGLSEGDELEYFIRVWDNDGIAGAKATTSATFKVIHPTLDAKYDEISDAQDQVKSDLEKIKKTSEELKDAYKKMQEKLLDQKKLSFDDKKEVQRMIDEHKQMLDQLKEAQEKFEETKEQLEENQMISEETLNKYEELNKFLEEMDNPEIEKLLQELQEKMENLNPEDIMNKMEQLQLNDQEMKESLERTLELLKQLEVQQKIDELKNKLDNVEAKQEMLNEKLDQAETPEDLENLSERQEELNKQMEGVKEDLEDLQDMKDQTKTPDEEKMDDLQEKAEDTEEQMKSASDEMKEAAEQMKESGKKNKKGAEESKGNASQSQKNAQQKLQEMSEELSEMQMNMQMQQDQENLENLRELLENLLKLSFDQEDLRDEVKALKYGDPSLKDKSQNQKKLQDDMELVSDSLASLAKRMFMIQKMVLDESQSITENMQKSQVFFRNKQVPMISYHQQGAMTSINNLANMLSDVMKQVQEQMKNAMPGQGMCKKPGDNPNMKSISEQQQKLNQQLQQMMNSKSMSPEKLSEMAARQEAIRKQLKEAHDKIKENGEKGLGDMDKIMKDMKESETELVNKQLTHETMMRQQEILNRLLQADQSVRERELDDKRESKTGREMDTKSPEELSIEEYKNKIRQELLKSNKLEYSNDFLILIEQYFKKLEGANE; encoded by the coding sequence ATGAACAACCAGAATCAACAAATATTGAATCAGCGGATGCATGAGTTCCGCAAAAAGTATTATACAGATAAGATCATCAGGGGATCACTTTTATTGGTACTGCTGGTGAGTCTGATGCTTTTTATCGCACTGCTGAGTGAAGGGATTTTTGGATTTTCCACAAATGTCCGGACCGGGATCGTATTTAGTCTGGGTGCGATATTTTTGGGCGTAATGGGATATATGATTGTATGGCCACTCACCCAGCTGTTTAATATTGCCCGTACAATTTCGGATTTTCAGATCGCGGATATGGTTCGCAGTGCCTTTCCCGACATCAATGATAAGTTGCTCAATTTCCTCCAGCTCCGCACGCAATACGATGATCCCAATTCTCTGGCTGGAGCTGCCATTGATTACAAGGCTGCCGAGATCGCACCTGTACGGCTGAGCTCTGCCATCAATCTCAACGTAAATAAAAAATACCTTTGGTTTCTCCTTGTCCCTGTTGGTCTGTATTTGATTACATATCTGGCGGATCCTTCGCTGCTGGGCACAAGTGGTCACCGGCTGGTCAATTATAACAAACCCTTTATACCGCCGGCACCCTTTAATATCACGATTGAAGAAGTACCACAAAAATTAATCGCAGGTCAAAACCATACATTCAAAGTTAATGTTGATGGTCGCGAACTGCCTTCTGAACTTTTTATTTTTATTCGTGATGACGGGGAGGAAAAAAGTCAATTTATCGACTATAACCTCAACAAAACTTCTCCCACAGAATTTGAGTACACGCTTTCCGAAGTGAAAGAAGATTTTACTTTTTATGTAGCAAATCAGGAAGTGCGTTCGGAGAGTTTTTCTGTAGATGTATTGAAGAGACCCTTTATCAAAAATTTCGACGTAAAAATTGTGTACCCAGCCTATACCGGTTTAGGAACAGAAAAGCTGGAGCCCAATGTCGGAGATTTTAAAGTAATAAAAGGAAGTACAGTAACCTGGGAATTAAAACCACAGGGAGATATCGAAAATGCCTGGTTTGTTGCTGATGAAAAATATGCATTCCGGAAGTCTGAGGCTGGCGATCAGTATGCACTTTCCCGGCAGATGATGAAGGATATGGAGTATTTTATCTCGCTCTCTTCTCCTGAAAATATTACCAATATTGACACGGTAAAGTACAGAGTGAATATCCTGCAGGACCGGTTTCCCTCCATTTATATTTTTTCTCCCAATAATGATTATCTGGTCAATCTTGACCCGGTGATGCCACTTGAACTTGAAATAGCAGACGACTATGGATTTACAAGGATGAGTCTGTTTTACCGGTTTACCAAGTCAGGGGGGACCAGTGCAGTGTCCAGTCAATATAAAGAATATCCATTGACCATTTCTCCCAAAGTATTATTGCAGGGACTTTCTTATTTCATTGACCTTACCAGCCTTGGATTGAGTGAGGGAGATGAACTCGAATATTTTATCAGAGTCTGGGACAATGATGGGATTGCAGGTGCAAAAGCTACGACCAGTGCAACATTTAAAGTGATCCATCCTACCCTGGATGCCAAATATGATGAAATCAGTGATGCGCAGGATCAGGTGAAGAGTGATCTTGAGAAGATCAAGAAAACTTCAGAAGAACTGAAAGATGCTTATAAAAAGATGCAGGAAAAACTGCTTGATCAGAAGAAGCTTTCTTTCGACGATAAAAAGGAAGTGCAGCGAATGATTGATGAGCATAAACAAATGCTGGATCAGTTGAAAGAAGCGCAGGAGAAATTTGAAGAGACGAAAGAGCAGTTGGAAGAAAATCAAATGATTTCCGAAGAGACTCTCAACAAATATGAGGAATTGAATAAATTCCTCGAAGAGATGGATAATCCGGAAATTGAAAAATTACTACAGGAACTTCAGGAAAAAATGGAAAACCTGAATCCTGAGGACATTATGAATAAGATGGAGCAGCTTCAGCTCAATGATCAGGAAATGAAGGAAAGTCTGGAGCGCACATTGGAATTGCTGAAGCAACTGGAAGTACAGCAGAAGATTGATGAGCTGAAAAACAAGTTGGACAATGTGGAAGCCAAGCAGGAAATGCTGAATGAAAAACTTGATCAGGCAGAGACCCCTGAAGATTTGGAAAACCTCTCAGAAAGACAGGAAGAACTCAACAAGCAGATGGAAGGTGTGAAGGAAGACCTGGAAGATCTACAAGATATGAAAGATCAGACAAAGACCCCTGATGAAGAAAAGATGGATGACCTGCAGGAGAAGGCTGAAGATACCGAAGAACAGATGAAGTCTGCTTCTGACGAGATGAAGGAGGCTGCTGAGCAGATGAAGGAAAGTGGAAAGAAAAATAAGAAGGGTGCTGAAGAGAGTAAGGGGAATGCCTCTCAGTCTCAAAAAAATGCACAGCAAAAGCTGCAGGAAATGTCTGAAGAGTTGAGTGAGATGCAGATGAATATGCAGATGCAGCAGGATCAGGAGAATCTCGAAAATCTGAGAGAATTACTGGAAAACCTTCTCAAACTTTCTTTTGATCAGGAGGATCTGCGTGATGAAGTGAAAGCACTCAAATATGGTGATCCTTCACTGAAAGATAAAAGCCAAAACCAAAAGAAACTTCAGGATGATATGGAGCTTGTCTCCGACAGTCTGGCTTCATTAGCAAAAAGGATGTTTATGATCCAGAAAATGGTGTTGGATGAAAGTCAGAGTATCACAGAGAATATGCAGAAATCCCAGGTGTTTTTCCGCAATAAGCAGGTTCCCATGATTTCTTATCATCAGCAAGGCGCTATGACCAGCATTAATAATCTGGCAAACATGTTGTCTGATGTCATGAAGCAGGTGCAGGAACAAATGAAAAATGCGATGCCCGGGCAGGGAATGTGCAAGAAACCCGGGGATAATCCTAACATGAAAAGTATATCGGAGCAGCAGCAGAAACTCAATCAGCAGCTTCAGCAGATGATGAACTCGAAGAGTATGAGTCCTGAAAAATTGTCTGAGATGGCCGCCAGACAGGAAGCTATTCGCAAGCAATTGAAAGAAGCTCATGATAAAATTAAGGAGAACGGTGAGAAGGGTTTGGGTGATATGGACAAGATCATGAAGGATATGAAGGAGTCGGAGACGGAGCTGGTCAATAAACAACTCACGCATGAGACCATGATGAGACAACAGGAGATATTAAACCGGTTGTTACAGGCAGACCAATCTGTAAGAGAACGTGAACTCGATGACAAGCGGGAATCTAAAACAGGCCGTGAGATGGACACTAAATCTCCAGAAGAATTGTCCATCGAAGAATACAAAAACAAAATCCGGCAGGAATTGTTGAAATCAAATAAATTGGAATATTCCAATGATTTCCTCATCTTGATCGAGCAATACTTCAAAAAATTAGAAGGCGCGAATGAGTAG
- a CDS encoding ATP-binding protein → MYKQLILKSHPDAIHEVEMAIDEIRSELEFKEDVYGNVMVAVTEAVNNGIVHGNKGDESKRIFLDFETVNRYRLVIKVQDEGDGFDPKTLDDPTSPENIENIGGRGVFLMQHLSDQLSFSDDGKIVEMVFNI, encoded by the coding sequence ATGTATAAGCAGCTAATTTTAAAGAGCCATCCTGATGCGATTCATGAGGTTGAAATGGCCATTGATGAAATCCGGTCCGAACTGGAGTTTAAAGAGGATGTATATGGCAATGTCATGGTTGCCGTAACTGAAGCTGTAAACAATGGGATTGTTCACGGAAATAAAGGGGATGAGTCTAAAAGGATTTTCCTGGACTTTGAAACGGTAAACCGATATCGCCTGGTTATTAAAGTTCAGGATGAAGGGGATGGGTTTGATCCCAAAACACTGGATGATCCTACTTCGCCCGAAAATATAGAGAACATAGGCGGTCGGGGTGTATTTCTTATGCAGCACCTTTCTGACCAGCTTTCATTTTCAGATGATGGGAAAATTGTCGAGATGGTATTTAATATTTGA